The following proteins are encoded in a genomic region of Odocoileus virginianus isolate 20LAN1187 ecotype Illinois chromosome 14, Ovbor_1.2, whole genome shotgun sequence:
- the SPZ1 gene encoding spermatogenic leucine zipper protein 1: MEVPTPSKALKPPYLSEESLDPRIMISLFEIGSLPPVSCSSLPSLKSSDHEAIEQRIAKKFESLLKEIKDIVKDMTRYEQKVTETKESFKETNMSEVSELREKIIELDEINKELVKKLLATLDLGKKENAKKQEMRLDNQNSEDTVQDCSRDWVNCSKRQKALSETQLSKEKAKHGFPHIQEENIRLRNNMEQLLQETEHWSVEHTELSKLIKSYQKSQNDIKTLKNNGTHSPSQTNNESAKQELEEQVRRLKQDTYSLHLIATLLENECQILEQRVELLDELHYLKEEPLQGDTMQMQINHEQNNKEQKLPEAEKVKIHEQNMPEVEGTFHKRDQFFRSLDICYNKKAHNNQLNTCIAKRALVVKRPASSLS; the protein is encoded by the coding sequence ATGGAAGTGCCCACCCCCTCCAAAGCACTTAAGCCTCCTTATCTCAGTGAAGAGTCTTTGGACCCGAGGATTATGATTTCCTTATTTGAAATTGGATCACTTCCCCCAGTTTCTTGCAGTTCTCTCCCTTCCCTAAAAAGTAGTGACCATGAAGCAATTGAACAGCGAATTGCAAAGAAGTTTGAAAGCctcttaaaagaaattaaagatattgTTAAAGATATGACAAGGTATGAACAGAAGgtcacagaaacaaaagaatCTTTTAAGGAAACCAATATGTCTGAGGTGTCAGAACTTAGAGAAAAAATCATAGAACttgatgaaataaataaagaactaGTAAAAAAACTGCTTGCTACTTTGGacctggggaaaaaagagaatgcaaagaaacaggagatGAGGTTGGACAACCAGAACTCTGAGGACACAGTGCAAGACTGTTCAAGGGACTGGGTAAATTGTTCAAAAAGACAGAAAGCCCTTTCTGAAACTCAGCTAAGTAAGGAAAAAGCAAAGCATGGATTCCCTCACATTCAAGAAGAAAATATCAGACTGAGGAACAACATGGAGCAGTTACTACAGGaaacagaacactggagtgtggaACATACTGAGCTTAGCAAACTAATAAAATCCTATCAGAAATCTCAGAATGACatcaaaactcttaaaaataatggCACCCATTCCCCAAGTCAAACAAATAATGAATCAGCTAAGCAAGAGCTGGAGGAACAAGTGAGGAGACTGAAACAAGACACATATTCATTGCATTTGATTGCAACCTTGCTGGAGAATGAATGCCAGATCTTAGAGCAGAGAGTAGAACTGCTTGATGAACTCCATTATCTGAAGGAGGAACCTCTACAAGGGGATACAATGCAAATGCAAATAAACCATGAGCAGAACAACAAGGAACAGAAGCTACCAGAGGCAGAGAAGGTCAAAATACATGAGCAAAACATGCCAGAAGTGGAAGGTACATTTCACAAAAGAGATCAGTTCTTTAGAAGCCTGGATATTTGCTATAATAAGAAAGCTCATAATAACCAGTTGAATACCTGTATTGCAAAAAGAGCTCTTGTGGTAAAGAGGCCGGCTAGCAGCTTAAGTTAA